The following proteins come from a genomic window of Natrinema saccharevitans:
- a CDS encoding sugar phosphate isomerase/epimerase family protein: MQIGVHTPPLADERLESALPYLDGLGVDAIEPGVGGHPGQDHLPRSEFLDDETEQAELRDLLAEYDMEISALATHNNPLHPDDERAGKADTELREAIRLAGQLEVDAVTCFSGLPAGGPNDEVPNWITAPWPPEHADALEYQWERAIDYWGKITDHAADHGVDVAIEMHPNMLIYEPHGLARLREETGDRIGANFDPSHLYWQGIAITDAIRYLGERDAIHHVHAKDTKIYDAQAREKGVLDTTAYDDEPNRSWLFRSVGYGHGEAHWKDVVSTLRIVDYDGTLSIEHEDSLTSAREGLEKAIELLERAVFETQPGEAYWAE, from the coding sequence ATGCAGATCGGCGTCCACACCCCGCCGCTGGCCGACGAACGACTCGAGAGCGCGCTGCCCTACCTCGACGGACTCGGCGTCGACGCGATCGAGCCCGGCGTCGGCGGCCACCCGGGACAGGATCACCTTCCGCGGTCGGAGTTTCTCGACGACGAGACCGAACAGGCGGAACTGCGGGATCTGCTCGCGGAGTACGACATGGAGATCAGCGCGCTCGCGACCCACAACAACCCGCTTCATCCCGACGACGAGCGGGCCGGGAAAGCGGATACCGAACTCCGCGAAGCGATCCGGCTGGCCGGCCAGCTCGAGGTCGACGCCGTCACCTGTTTCTCGGGGCTGCCCGCGGGCGGGCCGAACGACGAGGTACCCAACTGGATCACCGCACCGTGGCCGCCCGAACACGCCGACGCGCTCGAGTATCAGTGGGAACGGGCGATCGACTACTGGGGTAAGATCACCGACCACGCCGCCGATCACGGGGTCGACGTGGCGATCGAGATGCATCCGAACATGCTGATCTACGAACCCCACGGGCTGGCGCGGCTTCGCGAGGAGACCGGCGACCGGATCGGGGCGAATTTCGACCCGTCCCACCTCTACTGGCAGGGGATCGCGATCACCGATGCGATCCGCTATCTGGGCGAGCGCGACGCGATCCACCACGTCCACGCCAAAGACACCAAGATCTACGACGCGCAGGCTCGCGAGAAGGGCGTGCTGGACACGACGGCCTACGACGACGAACCGAACCGGTCGTGGCTCTTTCGGTCGGTCGGCTACGGCCACGGCGAGGCCCACTGGAAGGACGTCGTCTCGACCCTCCGGATAGTCGACTACGACGGGACCCTGAGCATCGAACACGAGGATTCGCTAACGAGTGCGCGGGAAGGCCTCGAGAAGGCGATCGAACTGCTCGAGCGAGCGGTCTTCGAGACGCAGCCGGGCGAGGCCTACTGGGCCGAGTGA
- a CDS encoding Gfo/Idh/MocA family protein: protein MTPDRTDIETGIVGLGNIGQYHAERLVDLGIPLVGGMDVAAEARTRFARRYDVDVYDDHRTLYDGVDAVIITTPNKYHEEYAVDAFERGLHVLLEKPLAHSIDSAERIAEAAAASDGVGMIGFNNRFANTVRIVKNRIERGDLGDVSHIEANYVRRRGIPGRGSWFTRRQIAGGGALIDLGVHAIDLALYLLDYPALEEVTGVSRGEFGSREEYAYLDMWAEDAGPDGFDVDDSASAFIRCADSRTVSLEVAWATNRPATHEFVARGTDAAARFDLLEGDLSVHSASKVGPDHLEDTTIETRQNDTHSDEQRAFFDRIVGDGNAVGTCADSVQEALTVQRIVDGIYISSQEGRTVTIDE, encoded by the coding sequence ATGACACCTGACCGAACTGACATCGAAACCGGCATCGTCGGCCTCGGCAACATCGGCCAGTACCACGCCGAGCGACTCGTCGACCTCGGCATCCCGCTGGTGGGCGGCATGGACGTCGCCGCCGAGGCCCGGACGCGGTTCGCTCGGCGATACGACGTCGACGTCTACGACGATCACCGGACGTTGTACGACGGCGTCGATGCCGTCATCATCACGACTCCGAACAAGTACCACGAGGAATACGCCGTCGACGCGTTCGAACGCGGGTTGCACGTCCTCCTCGAGAAGCCACTGGCCCACTCGATCGACAGCGCCGAGCGGATCGCCGAGGCCGCGGCGGCCTCGGACGGAGTCGGCATGATCGGGTTCAACAACCGCTTTGCGAACACGGTCCGGATCGTCAAAAATCGGATCGAACGAGGGGATCTCGGTGACGTCTCGCACATCGAGGCCAACTACGTCCGGCGACGCGGTATCCCCGGGCGGGGTTCGTGGTTTACCCGCCGGCAGATCGCCGGCGGCGGCGCGTTGATCGATCTCGGCGTCCACGCGATCGACCTCGCGCTGTACCTGCTGGACTATCCCGCACTCGAGGAGGTGACCGGCGTCTCCCGCGGGGAGTTTGGCTCCCGCGAGGAGTACGCCTACCTCGATATGTGGGCCGAGGACGCCGGCCCCGACGGGTTCGACGTCGACGACTCCGCCAGCGCGTTCATCCGCTGTGCGGACAGTCGAACCGTCTCGCTCGAGGTCGCGTGGGCGACCAACCGGCCGGCGACCCACGAGTTCGTCGCTCGCGGAACCGACGCGGCCGCCCGCTTCGACCTCCTCGAGGGTGATCTCAGCGTCCACTCCGCGAGCAAGGTCGGCCCCGACCACCTCGAGGACACGACGATCGAAACCCGGCAGAACGACACCCACTCGGACGAACAGCGGGCCTTTTTCGATCGGATCGTCGGGGACGGCAACGCGGTGGGCACGTGCGCCGACAGCGTGCAGGAAGCGCTGACGGTCCAGCGGATCGTCGACGGGATCTACATCTCGAGCCAGGAGGGACGGACGGTCACGATCGACGAGTGA
- a CDS encoding HalOD1 output domain-containing protein yields the protein MSSPDEPSTPNGEVPPSQAIIEAIAAHEGVDVTEIEPPAYEPLFTAVNPEALDDLFRTAAGTESDAVVTLEYEGYEIVVRADGVEVLDRAEDESVSRQIEE from the coding sequence ATGTCCTCTCCGGACGAACCGTCGACGCCGAATGGAGAGGTGCCGCCCTCTCAGGCGATCATCGAGGCGATCGCCGCACACGAAGGCGTCGACGTCACCGAGATCGAGCCCCCGGCCTACGAGCCGCTGTTTACCGCGGTCAACCCGGAGGCGCTCGACGACCTGTTCCGAACCGCCGCGGGAACCGAAAGCGACGCGGTGGTCACCCTCGAGTACGAGGGTTACGAGATCGTCGTTCGCGCCGACGGCGTCGAGGTTCTCGACCGCGCAGAGGACGAGTCGGTATCTCGCCAGATCGAGGAGTGA
- a CDS encoding AMP-binding protein, with product MTNFVTELRSSIRNDPEATAIDCEDPMTFSQLWSAMDSFAGGLQEREITAGDRIAIHVADPRPVLVAAYGALRAGCVPVTLPAAYENRDVRRVLSDTGAAALVTDSSPIMPLLTGSEPLRVAITVDSDTRMGVSFTDFVDNDGMNGSNSRTGIDIVRRADEAPALIAYVDRDERPPVAAAYTHASLNAAASARPGVPGDGSTPLESHRSALPLSDPIEFAHGANATLTDGGRYRPIAAADRTTLRSLLVTTEAERTFVTPGQYRDLRSNGGVDDGGLRVVESTRATFGTEDGDPGDAVRLCGLPETGLTHVRTPADVASGSIGDPLPGIRARVVDDGAGDELAVTGTAVRDDSLDPSSPTDEQTVTIDGTRWVRTGVPACSERGEIRRRTDADPVRPTTSR from the coding sequence ATGACGAATTTCGTAACCGAACTCCGATCGTCGATACGAAACGATCCCGAAGCGACGGCTATCGATTGCGAGGATCCGATGACGTTTTCGCAGCTTTGGTCCGCGATGGATTCGTTCGCGGGCGGCCTTCAGGAGCGGGAGATCACGGCCGGCGATCGGATCGCGATTCACGTTGCCGATCCGCGCCCGGTTCTCGTCGCTGCCTACGGCGCTCTCAGGGCCGGGTGCGTTCCCGTCACGCTCCCGGCGGCCTACGAGAACCGAGACGTGAGACGCGTCCTGAGCGATACCGGGGCGGCGGCACTCGTGACGGACTCGAGTCCGATCATGCCCCTCCTGACGGGTAGCGAACCGCTGCGTGTCGCCATCACCGTCGACTCGGATACTCGGATGGGCGTCTCGTTTACCGACTTCGTCGACAACGACGGGATGAACGGCTCGAACTCGCGGACCGGAATCGACATCGTGCGACGAGCGGACGAGGCACCGGCGCTGATCGCCTACGTCGATCGCGACGAGCGCCCGCCCGTCGCCGCCGCCTACACGCACGCGTCCCTGAATGCGGCCGCGAGCGCGCGACCGGGGGTTCCCGGCGACGGCTCCACCCCGCTCGAGTCCCACCGTAGCGCGTTGCCCCTTTCGGACCCGATCGAGTTCGCGCACGGTGCGAACGCGACGCTTACAGACGGCGGTCGATACCGGCCGATAGCGGCCGCCGATCGGACGACGCTGCGCTCGTTGCTCGTGACGACCGAGGCCGAGCGGACGTTCGTCACTCCGGGTCAGTACCGTGATCTCCGCTCGAACGGGGGCGTCGACGACGGCGGACTCCGCGTCGTGGAATCGACGCGAGCGACGTTCGGGACGGAGGACGGTGATCCAGGCGACGCCGTTCGGCTGTGTGGGCTCCCCGAAACCGGGCTGACACACGTGCGAACGCCGGCCGACGTCGCGTCCGGATCGATCGGCGACCCGCTCCCCGGAATCCGGGCGCGAGTCGTCGACGACGGGGCCGGCGACGAACTCGCGGTCACCGGCACTGCGGTCAGGGACGACTCCCTCGACCCCTCCTCGCCGACCGACGAGCAAACGGTAACGATCGATGGAACGCGCTGGGTCAGGACGGGCGTTCCGGCGTGTTCCGAACGCGGCGAGATCCGTCGCCGGACGGACGCGGATCCCGTCCGTCCGACCACGAGCCGATAG
- the folP gene encoding dihydropteroate synthase, producing the protein MHNVDAAGLGIGDDHPPRIMGVLNVSEESPYDPSVYDDPGDAARYVDEELIGEGADIVDVGLESANKRFDVLSAEEELERLPIALETLESVSGDAVFSIETRYAEVADEALSQGFDMVNDIAGFADPEMPTVCEDHDVAVAKMASPPDLERPGAVEETDWVSRKSSDWAADADYVDQVYEALKQNGLTDKTIVDPAFGGWSEAQTVADDRETFRRLREFRALERPMLVSINRKNFLGEVADRETEERLPVSLAATSMAVERGAHVIRTHDVAETRDAALIGKAFTERRAATVAGIGVSQLDVHSTVEFRAQLRARGVDPDFADDWQAQLLEIDGLDADAGERLTAVAADHGAVVQRASDGRLLLVGSTTSVSGVATDLASRDGRLGALGEKLSELLR; encoded by the coding sequence ATGCACAACGTCGACGCCGCCGGCCTAGGGATCGGTGACGACCACCCGCCCCGGATCATGGGCGTATTGAACGTCAGCGAGGAGTCACCGTACGATCCCAGCGTCTACGACGATCCCGGCGACGCGGCCCGCTACGTCGACGAGGAACTGATCGGCGAAGGTGCCGATATCGTCGACGTCGGCCTCGAGTCCGCGAACAAACGCTTCGACGTCCTCTCGGCCGAGGAGGAACTCGAGCGGCTGCCGATCGCGCTCGAGACGCTCGAGAGCGTCTCCGGCGACGCCGTCTTCTCCATCGAGACCCGGTACGCCGAGGTCGCCGACGAGGCGCTCTCGCAGGGGTTCGACATGGTCAACGACATCGCGGGCTTCGCCGATCCCGAGATGCCGACCGTCTGTGAGGACCACGACGTCGCCGTCGCGAAGATGGCCAGTCCGCCCGACCTCGAGCGCCCCGGCGCGGTCGAGGAGACCGACTGGGTGTCTCGGAAGTCTTCCGACTGGGCGGCCGATGCGGACTACGTCGATCAGGTCTACGAGGCGTTGAAACAGAACGGCCTGACGGACAAGACCATCGTCGACCCCGCCTTCGGCGGCTGGAGCGAGGCCCAGACGGTCGCCGACGATCGGGAGACGTTCCGTCGACTCCGGGAGTTTCGGGCGCTCGAGCGGCCGATGCTGGTGTCGATCAATCGGAAGAACTTCCTCGGGGAGGTCGCCGACCGCGAGACGGAGGAACGGTTGCCGGTGAGCCTGGCGGCGACTTCGATGGCCGTCGAGCGCGGCGCGCACGTGATCCGGACCCACGACGTGGCCGAGACGCGGGACGCGGCCCTGATCGGGAAAGCGTTCACCGAGCGACGGGCCGCGACGGTCGCGGGGATCGGCGTGTCGCAACTGGACGTCCACTCGACGGTCGAGTTCCGGGCGCAACTGCGAGCGCGCGGCGTCGATCCCGACTTCGCCGACGACTGGCAGGCCCAACTCCTCGAGATCGACGGACTCGATGCCGACGCGGGCGAGCGATTGACGGCAGTGGCGGCCGACCACGGAGCAGTCGTCCAACGCGCGTCAGACGGCCGACTGCTGCTCGTGGGGTCGACGACATCGGTTTCCGGCGTTGCAACGGATCTCGCGTCCCGAGACGGCCGTTTGGGCGCGCTCGGTGAGAAGCTGTCAGAACTGCTGCGTTAA
- a CDS encoding Cdc6/Cdc18 family protein, which produces MAANDDRDPLFRYDDPVFADERLLEITHLPGPDRIVGRDEQMQRVADALNPAIFGSEPNHLFIFGKTGTGKSLISRSVTQRVITEAENDDVTVKYAFIDCGEQNTEASIVKTIAQIVNEPDASGVTVPDRGLGTGDYYKRLWQAVDHCTDVTIVILDEIDMLEDDEVLRKLSRAGENRRISDSSIGIIGISNKIDFPDHLSERVKSSLSRDELVFSPYDANQLVEILEKRRDAFHDGVLSDDVIPLTAALAAQEHGDARKAIDILRNAGRIAKKRNDTRVTADHVRDAKEKTEADRFNELIEGSPQQAKAILYSLTLLTENSQEKEFPTKIIYNQYKEIARRLDFDVLSERRVQEILQEQNFLNVIQSEREGRGRGRGAHAKHRLLENPSIVKKVLLRDSRLAILEEE; this is translated from the coding sequence ATGGCCGCCAACGACGATCGAGATCCGCTCTTTCGGTACGACGACCCCGTCTTCGCCGACGAGCGCCTGCTCGAGATCACGCACCTGCCCGGGCCGGACCGGATCGTCGGTCGCGACGAACAGATGCAACGGGTTGCGGACGCCCTGAACCCGGCGATCTTCGGGAGCGAGCCCAACCACCTGTTTATCTTCGGCAAGACCGGGACCGGCAAGTCGCTCATCTCGCGGTCGGTCACCCAGCGCGTGATCACCGAGGCCGAAAACGACGACGTCACCGTGAAGTACGCCTTCATCGACTGCGGGGAGCAAAATACCGAGGCCTCCATCGTCAAGACGATCGCTCAGATCGTCAACGAACCCGACGCGAGCGGGGTCACCGTCCCCGATCGGGGGCTCGGGACCGGCGACTACTACAAGCGGCTCTGGCAGGCCGTCGATCACTGCACCGACGTGACGATCGTCATTCTCGACGAGATCGACATGCTCGAGGACGACGAAGTACTGCGCAAACTCTCCCGGGCCGGCGAGAACCGCCGGATCTCGGACTCGAGCATCGGCATCATCGGCATCTCGAACAAGATCGATTTCCCCGATCACCTCTCCGAACGCGTCAAGTCCAGCCTCTCGCGGGACGAACTCGTCTTCTCGCCGTACGACGCCAATCAACTCGTCGAGATCCTCGAGAAGCGCCGCGACGCGTTCCACGACGGCGTCCTCTCGGACGACGTGATCCCGTTGACCGCCGCGCTCGCGGCCCAGGAACACGGCGACGCGCGCAAGGCGATCGACATCCTCCGGAACGCCGGCCGGATCGCCAAGAAGCGAAACGACACCCGCGTGACGGCCGATCACGTCCGGGACGCCAAGGAAAAGACCGAGGCCGACCGCTTCAACGAACTCATCGAGGGCTCGCCCCAGCAGGCCAAGGCGATCCTCTACTCGCTGACCCTGCTGACCGAGAACAGTCAGGAAAAGGAGTTCCCGACGAAGATCATCTACAACCAGTACAAGGAGATCGCCCGCCGGCTCGACTTCGACGTCCTCTCGGAACGCCGGGTTCAGGAAATCCTGCAGGAGCAGAACTTCCTCAACGTGATCCAGTCCGAGCGCGAGGGCCGGGGACGCGGCCGGGGCGCACACGCGAAACACCGCCTGCTCGAGAACCCCTCGATCGTCAAGAAGGTGCTGCTGCGTGACTCGCGGCTGGCGATCCTCGAGGAGGAGTGA
- a CDS encoding cryptochrome/photolyase family protein, giving the protein MNVFWHRRDLRPADNRGLARAAAADERVVPLFVLDPTVLDHASPVRVATLLAALADLRSQYRERGSDLLVVRGEASAAVPEVASEYDAKRVVWNEDYSGLARERDRAIRAALEDADIAAESLHDAIHHEPGSITPNQGDHYSVFSYFWKKWRDRDKREPAAEPDADDLAAVSGDPIPTLSDLGFDEPEATPPTVTTAAARERVADFCSGPIYDYAERRDFPAESGTSRLSPQLKWGTIGPRELYAATERAADRAESDDDRESVREFQRQLAWREFYAHVLAFNPETVTEDFSGYENEIEWRDDPDALAAWQAGETGCPIVDAGMRQLRSEGWMHNRVRMLVASFLTKDLLLDWRAGYDWFRRTLADHDTANDVGGWQWAASTGTDAQPYFRVFNPMKQAREYDPDAEYVREYVPELADASPAEIHGWHELSDAEREQVAPDYPAPIVDHATRREQAIAMFERARGEES; this is encoded by the coding sequence GTGAACGTCTTCTGGCACCGCCGGGATCTCCGGCCCGCCGACAACCGCGGACTGGCACGCGCTGCGGCCGCCGACGAGCGAGTCGTCCCGCTGTTCGTCCTCGATCCGACGGTCCTCGACCACGCCTCGCCCGTCCGGGTCGCGACGTTGCTCGCGGCGCTCGCGGACCTGCGGTCGCAGTACCGAGAGCGCGGGAGCGACCTGCTTGTCGTCCGCGGCGAGGCGAGCGCGGCCGTGCCCGAGGTCGCGAGCGAGTACGACGCGAAGAGGGTCGTCTGGAACGAGGACTACAGCGGGCTCGCACGCGAGCGCGATCGGGCCATCCGGGCGGCCCTCGAGGACGCGGACATCGCCGCCGAGTCGCTCCACGACGCGATCCATCACGAACCGGGCTCGATCACGCCCAATCAGGGCGATCACTACTCGGTGTTTTCCTACTTCTGGAAGAAGTGGCGCGACCGGGACAAGCGCGAACCCGCGGCCGAACCGGACGCGGACGACCTCGCGGCCGTCTCGGGCGATCCGATCCCGACGCTTTCGGACCTCGGATTCGACGAGCCCGAGGCGACGCCGCCGACGGTGACGACGGCGGCGGCTCGAGAGCGGGTCGCCGACTTCTGTTCGGGGCCCATCTACGACTACGCGGAGCGGCGCGATTTCCCGGCCGAGAGCGGGACCTCGCGGCTCTCGCCGCAACTGAAGTGGGGGACGATCGGGCCGCGGGAGCTGTACGCGGCGACCGAACGGGCCGCCGACCGAGCCGAGAGCGACGACGACCGCGAGAGCGTCCGCGAGTTCCAGCGCCAACTCGCCTGGCGGGAGTTCTACGCCCACGTCCTCGCGTTCAATCCCGAGACCGTCACCGAGGACTTCAGCGGCTACGAGAACGAGATCGAGTGGCGCGACGATCCCGACGCGCTCGCCGCGTGGCAGGCCGGCGAAACGGGGTGTCCGATCGTCGACGCGGGGATGCGCCAGCTCCGGAGCGAGGGGTGGATGCACAACCGCGTGCGGATGCTCGTGGCCTCGTTTCTGACCAAGGACCTCCTGCTCGACTGGCGGGCCGGCTACGACTGGTTCCGCCGGACGCTGGCCGACCACGACACCGCCAACGACGTCGGGGGCTGGCAGTGGGCGGCCTCGACCGGCACTGACGCCCAGCCGTACTTCCGGGTTTTCAACCCGATGAAACAGGCCCGGGAGTACGACCCCGACGCCGAGTACGTCCGCGAGTACGTCCCCGAACTCGCCGACGCGAGTCCCGCGGAGATCCACGGCTGGCACGAACTGTCCGACGCGGAGCGAGAGCAGGTCGCCCCCGACTACCCCGCCCCGATCGTCGACCACGCGACCCGCCGCGAGCAGGCGATCGCGATGTTCGAACGGGCACGCGGTGAGGAGTCGTAG
- a CDS encoding ABC transporter ATP-binding protein encodes MARVRLENVTKRYGEETAVEDVSLEVEDGEFVTFVGPSGCGKSTTMETVAGLTQPTEGRIYIGDDDVTDLAPKDRGVAMVFQNIALFPHMDVYENISFGLRLRKYDDEEVRRRVEEAADIVQLEGMLDRMPSEMSGGQQQRVGIARAIVRNPDVFLMDEPLANLDAKLRVHMRTELQRLHRELDATVIYVTHDQAEAMTMSNRIAVLNDGRLQQIAAPLTCYNEPTNLFVAGFIGSPSMNFVEGTLLEDGLETNNFTVDLDPSQLSEVGVGDAVTLGVRPEDVHLTRYADSLTDSTDRIGARTDVLEPMGDEVFVYLLLSEAAAGSMEQDPATSPNQLLMSVTPDTEIEAGEDVDVVLDRSKIHLFDTATGDALLHGLTDRSGREPGTTPTEADS; translated from the coding sequence ATGGCACGAGTACGACTCGAGAACGTCACGAAACGGTACGGTGAGGAAACGGCGGTCGAAGACGTCAGCCTCGAGGTCGAGGACGGCGAGTTCGTCACCTTCGTCGGCCCCTCGGGCTGTGGGAAGTCGACCACGATGGAGACGGTCGCGGGGCTGACCCAGCCCACCGAGGGGCGGATCTACATCGGCGACGACGACGTCACCGACCTCGCCCCGAAGGACCGCGGGGTCGCGATGGTCTTCCAGAACATCGCCCTGTTCCCCCACATGGACGTCTACGAGAACATCTCCTTCGGGCTGCGGCTCCGGAAGTACGACGACGAGGAGGTCCGTCGTCGCGTCGAGGAGGCGGCCGATATCGTCCAGCTCGAGGGGATGCTCGATCGGATGCCGTCGGAGATGTCCGGCGGCCAGCAACAGCGGGTCGGCATCGCCCGCGCGATCGTGCGCAACCCCGACGTGTTCCTGATGGACGAGCCGCTTGCCAACCTCGACGCGAAGTTGCGGGTACACATGCGGACCGAACTCCAGCGGCTCCACCGGGAGCTGGACGCGACGGTCATCTACGTCACACACGACCAAGCCGAGGCGATGACGATGTCCAACCGGATCGCCGTCTTGAACGACGGCCGCCTCCAGCAGATCGCCGCGCCGCTTACCTGTTACAACGAACCCACGAACCTCTTCGTCGCCGGCTTCATCGGCTCGCCGTCGATGAACTTCGTCGAGGGGACGCTCCTCGAGGACGGCCTCGAGACGAACAACTTCACCGTCGACCTCGATCCCTCGCAACTGTCGGAAGTCGGCGTCGGCGACGCCGTTACCCTCGGTGTCAGACCGGAGGACGTCCACTTGACCCGGTACGCCGACTCGCTGACCGACTCGACCGATCGGATCGGGGCCCGGACCGATGTCCTCGAACCGATGGGCGACGAGGTCTTCGTCTACCTGTTGCTCTCCGAGGCCGCGGCGGGCTCGATGGAGCAGGACCCGGCTACGTCGCCCAACCAGTTGCTGATGAGCGTCACCCCCGACACCGAGATCGAGGCGGGCGAGGACGTCGACGTCGTGTTGGACCGTTCGAAGATCCACCTCTTCGATACGGCCACCGGAGACGCCTTGCTTCACGGACTGACGGACCGATCGGGACGCGAACCGGGAACGACGCCGACGGAAGCCGACAGCTGA
- a CDS encoding tubulin/FtsZ family protein, with translation MKLALIGFGQAGGKVVDEFLAFDERTGGGFVESAIAVNSATTDLQGLERVPERNRVLVGQARVKGHGVGADNELGAAIAEADIDEIQGAIDRIPVHEIDAFLVVAGMGGGTGSGGAPVLAKHLRRIYTQPVYGLGILPGTDEGGIYTLNAARSFRTFVDEVDNLLVFDNDAWRSAGESVEGGYDRINREIVERFGLLFAAGEMDEGDHVAESVVDSSEIINTLSGGGVSTIGYASETVEIDDGLLSSLTGDDGFDEGTATNRLTSLVRKAALGRLTLPCDVASADRGLVVATGPPSRLNRKGVERGRQWLEDETGSMEIRGGDYPLPDRNEVGTIVLLSGVTDVPRIDQLQQVAIEAQETTEDVRAQADEEFASLLDTGGKLDALF, from the coding sequence ATGAAACTCGCACTCATCGGTTTCGGTCAGGCAGGCGGGAAGGTAGTCGACGAGTTCCTGGCGTTCGACGAGCGGACCGGCGGCGGCTTCGTCGAGTCCGCGATCGCGGTCAACTCCGCGACGACGGATCTGCAGGGGCTCGAGCGCGTCCCGGAACGGAACCGCGTCCTCGTCGGGCAGGCCCGGGTGAAAGGCCACGGCGTCGGCGCGGACAACGAACTCGGCGCGGCAATCGCCGAGGCGGACATCGACGAGATTCAGGGGGCGATCGACCGGATCCCGGTCCACGAGATCGACGCCTTCCTCGTCGTCGCCGGGATGGGCGGCGGCACCGGGAGCGGCGGCGCACCGGTCCTCGCGAAACACCTCCGGCGGATCTACACCCAGCCCGTCTACGGGCTCGGGATCCTCCCCGGGACCGACGAGGGCGGGATCTACACGCTCAACGCCGCGCGGTCGTTTCGCACCTTCGTCGACGAGGTCGACAACCTGCTGGTCTTCGACAACGACGCGTGGCGCAGCGCCGGCGAGTCCGTCGAAGGCGGTTACGACCGGATCAACCGCGAGATCGTCGAGCGGTTCGGCCTCCTCTTTGCCGCCGGCGAGATGGACGAGGGCGACCACGTCGCCGAGAGCGTCGTCGACTCCTCGGAGATCATCAACACGCTCTCGGGCGGCGGCGTCTCCACGATCGGCTACGCCAGCGAGACGGTCGAGATCGACGACGGCCTGCTCTCGTCGCTGACCGGCGACGACGGGTTCGACGAGGGTACCGCGACCAACCGACTGACGAGTCTCGTCCGCAAGGCCGCGCTCGGCCGGCTGACCCTGCCCTGTGACGTCGCCAGCGCCGACCGCGGGCTGGTCGTCGCCACCGGCCCGCCGAGCCGGCTCAACCGCAAGGGCGTCGAGCGCGGCCGCCAGTGGCTCGAGGACGAGACCGGCAGCATGGAGATCCGCGGCGGCGACTACCCCCTGCCCGATCGGAACGAGGTCGGGACGATCGTCCTGCTATCGGGGGTGACCGACGTGCCGCGGATCGATCAGCTCCAGCAGGTCGCGATCGAGGCCCAGGAGACGACCGAGGACGTGCGGGCACAGGCCGACGAGGAGTTCGCCTCCCTGCTGGACACCGGCGGCAAACTCGACGCGCTGTTTTAG
- a CDS encoding 6-hydroxymethylpterin diphosphokinase MptE-like protein: MEFDEWEPVYEAILEDFGYGRAGDERGRDLLASLLETSFDPSALPIGPETTVAVAGAGPSLTDERSLERAYEAEVVLAASTAVDTLASHGIDTDCMVTDLDKNPGTVERLTDRGVPVAVHGHGDNREAIREVVPNCDHAYVLPTTQAAPAGPVRNVGGFTDGDRAAFLADHLGAGDLVFVGWDFDDPAVDNTKAHKLEWAERLLYWLERRRDERFGLLDGRRDGIETAPLPIDPRH, encoded by the coding sequence ATGGAGTTCGACGAGTGGGAACCGGTCTACGAGGCCATCCTCGAGGACTTCGGCTACGGTCGGGCCGGCGACGAGCGCGGCCGCGACCTGCTGGCATCGCTACTCGAGACGTCGTTCGACCCGTCGGCGCTGCCGATCGGGCCGGAGACGACGGTGGCCGTCGCGGGGGCCGGGCCGTCGCTGACCGATGAGCGGAGCCTCGAGCGGGCCTACGAGGCCGAGGTTGTCCTCGCCGCGTCGACAGCCGTCGACACGCTCGCGAGCCACGGAATCGATACCGACTGTATGGTGACCGATCTCGACAAGAATCCGGGGACCGTCGAGCGGCTCACCGATCGGGGCGTTCCGGTCGCGGTTCACGGCCACGGCGACAACCGCGAGGCGATCCGCGAGGTCGTTCCGAACTGTGACCACGCGTACGTCCTGCCGACGACCCAGGCCGCACCAGCGGGACCGGTCCGGAACGTCGGGGGCTTTACCGACGGCGATCGGGCGGCGTTTCTGGCGGATCACCTGGGCGCCGGCGATCTCGTCTTCGTCGGCTGGGACTTCGATGATCCCGCGGTCGATAACACGAAAGCGCACAAACTCGAGTGGGCCGAGCGGTTGCTCTACTGGCTCGAGCGCCGACGCGACGAGCGGTTCGGTCTCCTCGACGGGCGACGGGACGGGATCGAAACCGCTCCGCTCCCGATCGATCCGCGTCACTGA